A DNA window from Leptolyngbya subtilissima AS-A7 contains the following coding sequences:
- a CDS encoding alpha-E domain-containing protein → MLSRVADSIYWLNRYVERAENVARFVDVNLNLLLDAPPGMEQQWEPLVRTTGDQGLFKARYGEASAENILKFLTFDREYPNSIISCLRSARENARSVREVISSEMWEQVNSFYLMVNEAANVGLLSELHNFFPEVKMASHLFAGVMDATMAHNEGWHFGQLGRLLERADKTARILDVKYFILLPSVTDVGSPLDDLQWIALLKSASAYEMYRKCQYRITPRGVTEFLILNREFPRSIQFCLIEAERSLHQISGTSMGTWRTGSDRALGRLRSELDYLTIDEITQRGLHEFLDDLQTRLNTVGGQVFSDFFALEPASLP, encoded by the coding sequence ATGCTGAGCCGCGTCGCCGATTCGATCTACTGGCTAAACCGCTATGTGGAGCGGGCCGAAAACGTGGCCCGCTTTGTGGATGTCAACTTGAATCTACTGCTGGATGCCCCTCCCGGCATGGAGCAACAGTGGGAGCCCCTGGTCAGAACTACTGGCGATCAGGGGCTGTTCAAGGCCCGCTATGGAGAGGCTTCGGCGGAGAATATTCTGAAATTTCTCACTTTTGATCGCGAGTACCCCAATTCGATCATCTCCTGCCTCAGGTCGGCGCGGGAGAATGCGCGATCGGTGCGGGAGGTCATTTCCTCAGAAATGTGGGAGCAGGTGAACTCGTTCTATCTAATGGTGAATGAGGCTGCCAACGTCGGGCTGCTGTCGGAGCTGCACAACTTTTTCCCGGAAGTGAAGATGGCTAGCCATCTATTTGCCGGGGTGATGGATGCCACCATGGCCCACAACGAGGGCTGGCACTTTGGTCAACTAGGGCGACTGCTGGAGCGGGCCGATAAAACCGCCCGCATTCTCGACGTGAAGTACTTCATTTTGCTGCCCTCGGTGACTGACGTGGGCTCGCCCCTCGACGATTTGCAGTGGATTGCCCTGCTGAAGTCGGCCAGCGCCTACGAAATGTACCGCAAGTGCCAGTACCGAATCACCCCACGCGGAGTGACGGAGTTTTTGATTCTCAATCGGGAATTTCCCCGCTCAATTCAGTTTTGTCTGATTGAAGCGGAGCGATCGCTCCATCAGATCTCCGGCACCTCGATGGGCACCTGGCGAACCGGTAGCGATCGCGCCCTTGGCCGCCTGCGCTCAGAGCTTGACTACCTCACCATCGACGAAATTACCCAGCGGGGCCTACACGAATTTCTCGACGATCTGCAAACCCGGCTCAACACTGTCGGCGGGCAAGTATTCTCTGACTTTTTCGCCCTAGAGCCAGCCTCACTGCCCTAG
- a CDS encoding circularly permuted type 2 ATP-grasp protein, with protein sequence MLFDAYDPGDFFDELFLSQGQPRPEAELLVRRVNAMSLVELQQRQKAVQNALFKLGVTFNVYSDNQGTERIFPFDVIPRIVPGHDWEWIEKGLKQRIYAINCFIHDVYNDQKILNDGVIPRHVVESAPGFLKPCIGLNPPNNIWCHITGTDLVRDKEGTWYVLEDNMRCPSGISYVLENRRVMKNTFPHLFAAMDIAAVDDYASQLLETLLNLVPETLMNPRVAVLSPGMYNSAYFEHSFLAQQMGVELVEGRDLVVSDGYLKMRTTKGLERVDVVYRRIDDDFIDPLAFRPDSLLGVPGLMEVYRSGRVALANALGTGVADDKLVYAYVPQMIRYYLDEDQLIPNVPTYLCEDATQQAHVLDNLDQLVVKATNASGGYGMLVGPHATEEQRVEFGDRIRANPRGYIAQPTLCLSRVPTLIEDTFEGCHVDLRPYILYGQDIYVNPGGLTRVALKRGSLVVNSSQGGGSKDTWVVKSVDPNAKLPIHLEGVGV encoded by the coding sequence ATGTCGTTGGTAGAGCTACAGCAGCGGCAAAAAGCGGTGCAAAACGCCTTGTTTAAGCTGGGTGTCACCTTTAATGTCTACAGCGACAATCAGGGCACCGAGCGCATTTTTCCCTTCGATGTGATTCCGCGCATTGTGCCAGGGCACGATTGGGAATGGATTGAAAAGGGCCTCAAGCAGCGCATTTATGCGATCAACTGCTTTATCCACGACGTTTACAACGATCAGAAGATTTTGAACGATGGCGTGATTCCGCGCCATGTGGTGGAGTCGGCCCCTGGATTTCTCAAGCCCTGCATAGGCCTCAACCCACCCAACAACATCTGGTGCCACATCACCGGCACCGACTTGGTGCGCGACAAAGAGGGCACCTGGTATGTGCTCGAAGACAACATGCGCTGCCCCTCGGGCATCTCCTACGTACTCGAAAACCGGCGGGTGATGAAGAACACCTTTCCCCACCTGTTTGCGGCAATGGATATCGCGGCGGTGGATGACTACGCCAGCCAGCTGCTCGAAACGCTGCTAAACCTGGTGCCTGAGACGCTGATGAACCCTCGGGTGGCGGTGCTTTCCCCCGGCATGTACAACTCGGCCTACTTTGAGCATTCGTTTTTGGCCCAGCAGATGGGGGTCGAACTGGTGGAAGGGCGTGACCTGGTGGTGTCGGACGGCTACCTGAAAATGCGCACCACCAAAGGGCTAGAGCGAGTCGATGTGGTGTATCGCCGCATCGATGATGACTTTATCGATCCCCTAGCCTTTCGGCCTGATTCGCTGCTGGGGGTGCCGGGGCTGATGGAGGTGTATCGGTCTGGGCGGGTGGCCCTAGCGAACGCCCTCGGCACCGGCGTCGCCGACGACAAGCTGGTCTATGCCTACGTGCCGCAGATGATTCGCTACTACCTCGACGAAGACCAGCTGATCCCCAACGTGCCCACCTACCTGTGCGAAGACGCCACTCAGCAGGCCCACGTGCTCGATAACTTAGATCAGCTGGTGGTGAAGGCGACTAACGCCTCCGGCGGCTACGGCATGCTGGTCGGCCCCCATGCCACCGAGGAGCAAAGGGTTGAGTTTGGCGATCGCATTCGCGCTAACCCCCGCGGCTACATCGCCCAGCCCACCCTCTGCCTGTCGCGGGTACCCACCCTGATCGAAGACACCTTCGAGGGCTGCCATGTCGATCTTCGGCCCTACATTCTCTACGGCCAAGATATCTACGTGAACCCCGGTGGTCTCACCCGCGTCGCCCTCAAGCGCGGCTCTTTGGTGGTGAATTCTTCCCAGGGCGGCGGCAGCAAAGACACCTGGGTCGTGAAATCCGTCGATCCCAACGCCAAATTGCCCATTCACCTTGAAGGAGTGGGAGTGTAA